One Paenibacillus riograndensis SBR5 DNA segment encodes these proteins:
- a CDS encoding DEAD/DEAH box helicase translates to MNKASFAAIGIQEDFVARLSEFGIQDPSPVQKETIPLLLEGRDVLAASQTGTGKTLAYLLPLLQGINPEQKVVQKLVLAPTQELAMQILREAERYGAHRGIKVLGLIGGAAIKRQIDKLREHPQLVVGTPGRIRELIGLRKLKMHEVTTIVIDEADQMFQLSGAGEVAKIVSSALRTRQLVMLSATIGPETKALAAREMKNPAEIGIDPGIMTAQSLEHHYVVTEERNKIDMLRRVIRHYNPERAIVFVNATDDIAEVTAKLNYLGLTAAALYGDADKVTRSNVLARFRDGRFRVLVASDVAARGLDIENLTLVVSFDPAFDSEHYVHRAGRTGRMGRRGLSVTIVTEQQTFIMRKFAKELDIRLEEREMVGGKALTAEEARSGSSGGTGSSRRDSSGGSEPAARSGKPQVRTAAAGGPASPAGASAAQPGAAAGFDARRGQQRRSAGPAAGARGGAPAGKARTSSAEREKNRKNKGAPKWLKDKTPRGEGQ, encoded by the coding sequence ATGAATAAAGCTTCTTTTGCGGCCATCGGCATCCAGGAAGACTTCGTTGCCCGATTGTCGGAATTCGGCATTCAAGATCCATCCCCTGTTCAGAAGGAGACCATTCCGCTGCTGCTGGAGGGAAGAGACGTGCTTGCCGCATCCCAGACAGGAACCGGCAAGACGCTGGCTTACCTGCTGCCGCTGCTCCAGGGGATTAATCCGGAGCAGAAGGTGGTGCAGAAGCTGGTGCTGGCCCCTACGCAGGAGCTGGCAATGCAGATTCTCCGCGAGGCGGAGCGTTATGGCGCCCATCGCGGCATCAAGGTGTTAGGCCTGATCGGCGGCGCGGCGATCAAGCGGCAGATCGATAAGCTGCGCGAGCATCCGCAGCTTGTAGTGGGCACTCCCGGCCGTATCCGGGAGCTGATCGGGCTGCGCAAGCTGAAGATGCATGAGGTGACCACGATTGTCATCGATGAAGCGGACCAGATGTTCCAGCTCAGCGGTGCGGGCGAGGTGGCGAAGATTGTCAGCAGCGCGCTGCGCACCCGGCAACTGGTCATGCTGTCGGCGACCATCGGGCCGGAGACGAAGGCGCTGGCAGCACGCGAGATGAAGAATCCGGCAGAGATTGGCATTGATCCGGGGATCATGACCGCCCAGAGTCTTGAGCATCACTACGTGGTGACCGAGGAACGGAACAAGATAGATATGCTGCGCCGGGTGATCCGTCATTACAATCCGGAGCGGGCGATTGTGTTCGTCAATGCCACCGACGACATCGCTGAGGTGACCGCCAAGCTGAACTATCTGGGGCTTACGGCAGCAGCGCTCTACGGAGATGCCGATAAGGTGACGCGCAGCAATGTGCTGGCCCGCTTCCGCGACGGGCGCTTCCGCGTGCTGGTGGCCAGTGATGTGGCGGCCCGGGGCCTCGATATCGAGAATCTGACGCTGGTCGTCAGCTTCGATCCGGCTTTCGACTCAGAGCATTATGTGCACCGGGCCGGGCGAACAGGGCGCATGGGACGGCGCGGACTGTCCGTGACGATTGTCACGGAGCAGCAGACGTTCATTATGCGCAAGTTCGCTAAGGAGCTGGACATCCGGCTGGAGGAGAGGGAAATGGTCGGCGGCAAGGCACTGACCGCCGAGGAGGCCCGCAGCGGGTCCAGCGGCGGGACAGGTTCTAGCCGCCGCGATAGCAGCGGCGGGAGTGAACCTGCGGCGCGCAGCGGCAAGCCGCAGGTGCGGACCGCGGCAGCGGGAGGCCCAGCCTCCCCGGCCGGGGCTTCTGCAGCGCAGCCGGGAGCGGCAGCGGGCTTTGATGCGCGGCGCGGCCAGCAGCGCCGCAGCGCGGGTCCCGCCGCAGGAGCACGCGGCGGCGCTCCCGCAGGCAAAGCGCGCACCAGCAGTGCGGAGCGCGAGAAGAACCGCAAGAACAAAGGAGCACCAAAGTGGTTGAAAGACAAAACCCCGAGAGGTGAAGGTCAATGA
- a CDS encoding SDR family NAD(P)-dependent oxidoreductase — MALQDKVVVITGASSGIGALTAQMLGKRGAIPILLARSEDKLKDTAAGIPGVFGLYACDVTDEEQVQNTFADILRVYGRIDVLLNNAGYGKFAAFTDMESREFDDMMDVNYMGIVRCTKAVVPHMLERGSGQIVNVASMAGKIGTARSVAYTATKHAVLGFTNALRQELRRQGIIVSAVNPGPIATEFFRTADPSGSYEKSVARMMMTPEHVSKKIVKLIDKGKEEIDLPGFAAVGIRLYGLFPRLADKLTYNLMNRK; from the coding sequence ATGGCACTACAAGACAAAGTCGTTGTAATTACTGGAGCTTCAAGCGGGATTGGAGCGCTGACAGCACAGATGCTCGGCAAGCGTGGAGCTATCCCTATCCTGCTGGCCCGTTCAGAGGATAAGCTGAAAGACACTGCGGCTGGTATTCCGGGCGTTTTTGGACTGTATGCCTGCGATGTTACCGATGAAGAGCAGGTACAGAACACCTTTGCGGACATTCTCAGGGTATACGGCAGAATCGATGTTCTTCTGAATAACGCCGGATATGGGAAGTTTGCCGCTTTTACCGACATGGAGTCCCGGGAGTTCGATGATATGATGGACGTGAACTACATGGGCATAGTCCGGTGTACAAAAGCCGTAGTCCCGCATATGCTGGAACGGGGAAGCGGGCAGATTGTTAATGTGGCATCTATGGCCGGCAAAATCGGCACGGCCCGATCCGTTGCTTATACCGCAACCAAACATGCTGTGCTGGGCTTCACGAATGCGCTGCGCCAGGAGCTGCGCAGACAGGGGATCATTGTCTCGGCAGTCAATCCCGGACCGATTGCGACGGAATTTTTCCGTACGGCCGACCCCTCCGGCAGCTATGAAAAGAGTGTAGCCCGGATGATGATGACGCCTGAGCATGTATCCAAGAAAATTGTCAAGCTGATCGATAAAGGCAAAGAGGAGATCGATCTTCCGGGCTTCGCGGCGGTTGGCATCCGCCTGTATGGTCTGTTCCCCCGGCTCGCGGATAAGCTTACCTATAACCTGATGAACCGGAAATAG
- a CDS encoding chemotaxis protein CheX, protein MKAEVINPFLESARIVIEQVIQVSPSTGNLGIKDIELIDSHIWIQVGMTGQLSGDIIFGIAEQVALKIVSAMMGGYVITEMDEMGQSAISELGNMISGNASTILSNQGVSVDITPPKLVKTEGMAVLPRKALSIPLLMEGIGELDIQVMIS, encoded by the coding sequence ATGAAAGCAGAAGTAATTAATCCGTTTTTAGAATCTGCAAGAATTGTAATTGAACAGGTGATACAGGTCTCGCCATCCACCGGTAATTTGGGGATTAAGGATATCGAACTGATTGATAGTCATATATGGATACAAGTGGGGATGACTGGTCAACTGAGCGGGGATATTATCTTCGGAATTGCTGAACAGGTAGCGCTTAAGATCGTATCCGCCATGATGGGCGGCTATGTGATTACGGAGATGGACGAGATGGGCCAGAGCGCCATTTCGGAGCTGGGCAACATGATCAGCGGCAACGCCAGCACCATTTTGTCCAATCAGGGGGTATCGGTGGATATTACTCCGCCCAAGCTGGTGAAGACAGAGGGGATGGCGGTGCTGCCGCGCAAAGCGCTGAGCATTCCGCTTTTAATGGAAGGTATCGGAGAGCTCGATATTCAGGTAATGATCTCTTAG
- a CDS encoding LysR family transcriptional regulator, with protein sequence MNISQLETLITISKTMSFRKAGELLNLTQPAVSAQIKSLEEEFKTQLVDRNQPVTLTDRGQVFLTHAEQIVGLVEELKQRLADLDENPQGHIILGTTTSIAIQILPRILSYFQDQFPHIKTSISSMSSSQIYQHVENGLVDVGIGYLIGRSPGMTTSVLYYDTFELVVSPRHPLAQVKSAGIEALRNTPLILLSPDTVGRRFADEVFAKHGIQPQVIMELTSSEEVKRMVELDLGAAVISKQSVTAEVRSGTLKIVPIIELEVTHPVGVITKSGKYVNSAMRQFLSDLKGMPETHFIGSE encoded by the coding sequence ATGAATATCAGTCAGCTTGAAACGCTGATTACCATCTCCAAAACCATGAGCTTCCGCAAAGCGGGCGAACTGCTCAACCTGACCCAGCCGGCGGTTTCGGCCCAGATCAAAAGCCTTGAGGAGGAGTTCAAAACACAGCTTGTTGACCGCAACCAGCCGGTTACACTGACAGACAGGGGACAGGTATTCCTCACGCACGCTGAACAGATTGTAGGTCTTGTCGAAGAGCTTAAGCAGCGCCTTGCGGACCTGGATGAAAATCCGCAGGGGCATATTATTCTCGGGACAACCACCTCAATCGCCATTCAGATTCTGCCACGGATTCTTTCTTATTTTCAGGACCAGTTCCCGCATATCAAAACTTCGATTTCTTCCATGTCTTCGTCCCAGATATATCAGCATGTGGAGAACGGCCTGGTCGATGTCGGCATCGGCTACTTAATCGGACGCAGTCCGGGAATGACTACCTCAGTGCTCTATTACGACACCTTCGAATTAGTGGTCTCCCCCCGCCATCCCCTCGCACAGGTCAAATCGGCCGGAATTGAAGCGCTGCGCAATACCCCGCTGATCCTGCTCTCGCCAGACACCGTCGGCCGGAGATTCGCTGATGAGGTATTCGCAAAGCACGGCATCCAGCCGCAGGTAATCATGGAACTGACCAGCAGCGAGGAAGTCAAGCGGATGGTGGAGCTGGATCTCGGTGCGGCGGTGATTTCCAAACAGTCGGTGACCGCCGAGGTGCGCAGCGGCACCCTTAAGATCGTCCCGATTATCGAGCTTGAGGTCACCCATCCTGTAGGCGTCATTACGAAATCAGGCAAATACGTCAACTCTGCCATGCGGCAGTTTCTAAGCGATCTCAAGGGCATGCCGGAAACCCACTTCATCGGCTCAGAATAA
- a CDS encoding histidinol-phosphatase, giving the protein MKFDLHTHHFRCGHADGTIRDYIEAGIAAGLTVIGISDHTPYFGSESEQAFPRIAMAKSELARYVEEVLALQKEYAGTIDVLLGIESDYFPEYAELYRRTLSAYPFDYIIGSVHNVGGVSIFNKSRWKNLDLQGKIASKAEYYRLITASARSGMFQILGHIDAMKGNYPQFSDIPATAEIDECLRVIGECGIAIEINTSGGTKLCGGWYPSDDILERALHYGVEVTFGSDAHVPSRVADQREAVAARLKEIGFTRWVYFKQTQQISVPIQ; this is encoded by the coding sequence ATGAAATTCGACCTGCATACCCATCATTTCCGCTGCGGCCATGCTGACGGAACGATCAGGGACTATATTGAGGCCGGCATTGCCGCCGGTCTTACAGTCATCGGTATTTCCGACCATACGCCATACTTCGGAAGTGAGTCCGAGCAGGCTTTTCCCCGTATTGCCATGGCCAAATCCGAGCTCGCCCGCTATGTGGAGGAAGTGCTGGCCCTGCAAAAAGAATACGCAGGCACCATCGATGTGCTGCTGGGGATCGAGTCAGACTACTTCCCCGAATATGCAGAGCTGTACCGCCGGACATTATCGGCCTATCCGTTTGATTACATCATCGGCTCGGTGCATAATGTGGGCGGTGTGAGCATCTTCAATAAAAGCCGCTGGAAAAACCTTGATCTTCAAGGGAAGATCGCCAGCAAAGCTGAGTATTACCGGCTGATTACCGCTTCCGCCCGCAGCGGCATGTTCCAGATTCTCGGCCACATTGATGCCATGAAGGGCAATTATCCGCAGTTCTCGGATATCCCGGCTACGGCCGAAATCGACGAGTGTCTGCGCGTTATCGGAGAATGCGGCATTGCAATCGAAATCAACACCTCCGGAGGCACCAAGCTCTGCGGAGGCTGGTATCCTTCGGATGACATCCTGGAGCGGGCGCTGCATTATGGTGTGGAGGTCACCTTCGGCTCCGATGCCCATGTCCCTTCCCGGGTCGCTGACCAGCGGGAGGCTGTAGCGGCACGCCTGAAGGAGATCGGATTTACCCGCTGGGTCTACTTCAAGCAGACCCAGCAAATCTCCGTACCTATTCAATAA
- a CDS encoding NADPH-dependent oxidoreductase translates to MNEVIRTLMNHRSFRQYRQEPVEPEKLKTIIKAAQAAPSWVNGQQVSVIAVRSEERRQRLSVLSGNQKHVAQAPVFLVFCMDFYRAKVAGELEGQPFEAAKDVDALLVGATDVGIALSNAIAAAESLGLGIIPIGGVRRHTAEVIELLQLPEYVFPVVGLCVGYPAEELPKKPRLPLEAVLHEEQYNPEVKSLIEAYNLAHRASLKEQGLTERDWSSTIAHFYTLNPQYGDAQHTLKRQGFTCDNLKD, encoded by the coding sequence TTGAATGAAGTGATCCGTACATTAATGAATCACCGCTCCTTCCGGCAATACCGCCAGGAACCCGTGGAGCCGGAGAAGCTGAAGACTATTATTAAAGCGGCCCAGGCAGCCCCGTCCTGGGTGAATGGACAGCAGGTATCGGTCATCGCCGTACGCAGCGAGGAACGCCGGCAGCGGCTTTCGGTGTTGAGCGGAAACCAGAAGCATGTGGCGCAAGCGCCGGTATTTCTGGTATTCTGCATGGATTTTTACCGGGCCAAGGTGGCAGGTGAACTGGAGGGGCAGCCTTTTGAGGCCGCCAAGGATGTCGATGCGCTGCTCGTCGGCGCTACAGATGTGGGGATTGCTTTATCCAATGCCATTGCGGCAGCGGAGTCGCTGGGGCTGGGCATCATCCCGATTGGCGGAGTGCGCCGCCACACGGCGGAGGTCATCGAGCTTCTGCAGCTGCCGGAGTATGTATTCCCGGTTGTGGGGCTATGCGTCGGATACCCTGCTGAGGAATTGCCGAAGAAGCCAAGACTCCCTCTTGAAGCTGTCCTGCATGAGGAACAGTACAATCCGGAGGTGAAGAGCCTGATTGAAGCCTACAATCTGGCGCACCGGGCCTCTCTGAAGGAGCAGGGGCTGACGGAGCGGGACTGGAGCAGCACAATCGCCCATTTTTATACACTCAATCCGCAGTATGGAGACGCTCAGCATACGCTGAAGCGGCAGGGCTTTACCTGCGATAATCTGAAAGACTGA
- a CDS encoding GNAT family N-acetyltransferase, with protein MSTYDTVLSLARQGQKVELRTMPATESGVLKTLLAHPLVQPHILLRQGASSPHAYLDKLAARMLHAVDPCALHAGIYALEQQELIGTVSLQNWNRYENKAVLGYLLNPLWWGRGLATEAVGLLLDYSFQELGLLRAEGRCRGDNLRSERVMIKNGLTLERVLPMPGSPSDVMKVFTLLHN; from the coding sequence ATGAGCACTTACGATACGGTATTATCCCTGGCACGGCAAGGCCAAAAAGTTGAGCTCAGAACGATGCCGGCCACCGAGTCCGGGGTGCTCAAGACGCTGCTTGCCCATCCGCTGGTGCAGCCGCATATTCTGCTCCGTCAGGGTGCAAGCTCACCGCATGCTTATCTGGATAAGCTGGCAGCCCGGATGCTTCATGCTGTCGACCCCTGCGCACTTCATGCCGGAATTTATGCGCTGGAACAGCAGGAGCTGATCGGAACAGTCTCTCTGCAGAACTGGAACCGTTATGAGAACAAGGCTGTGCTGGGATATCTGCTGAATCCGCTATGGTGGGGCCGGGGACTGGCAACGGAGGCTGTCGGGCTGCTGCTGGATTACAGCTTTCAGGAGCTGGGGCTTCTCAGGGCTGAGGGACGCTGCCGGGGTGACAATCTCAGGTCTGAGCGCGTCATGATCAAAAACGGGCTCACCCTGGAGCGGGTCCTCCCCATGCCGGGCAGCCCGTCCGATGTAATGAAAGTATTCACATTGTTACACAATTGA
- a CDS encoding metallophosphoesterase, with translation MNKKSSGVSPDLPAAAAEGSYRYSTPPPQTGSGRKITRRQFLTRGAAALFGAGLLTSGYAWKGEPNWLDITRLELSFKELPSAFAGTRLVHFSDVHLGFNKDVHDLKRLAGHIKEAQPDIICFTGDIVDSYAEDLTESVPVLAGLSAPLGKYAILGNHDYKNTELLTRLLNEAGFRVLRNQSYLVKQGGASIAVTGLDDMLHGKPDPQAALKDVPEGMFTLLMMHEPDYADTVEAYPFHLQLSGHSHGGQIRLPFVGAAYTPYGSNKYISGLYYTDKKRMPVYVNRGFGETYMPFRLMCRPELTIFTLRRA, from the coding sequence ATGAATAAAAAATCGTCCGGGGTTTCTCCCGATCTCCCGGCAGCTGCCGCAGAAGGCAGCTACCGGTACAGCACTCCGCCCCCGCAGACCGGAAGCGGCCGCAAAATCACCCGCCGCCAGTTCCTGACCCGGGGGGCAGCTGCATTATTCGGCGCAGGGCTGCTCACCAGCGGCTACGCCTGGAAGGGAGAGCCGAACTGGCTGGACATTACCCGGCTGGAGCTGTCCTTCAAGGAGCTCCCATCCGCCTTTGCAGGCACCCGGCTGGTACACTTCAGCGATGTGCATCTGGGCTTCAACAAGGATGTCCATGATTTGAAGCGCCTGGCCGGGCATATCAAGGAGGCACAGCCGGACATCATCTGCTTCACCGGAGATATAGTGGACAGCTATGCCGAGGATCTGACGGAGTCCGTACCGGTTCTGGCCGGGCTGAGCGCACCGCTTGGCAAATATGCGATCCTGGGCAACCATGATTACAAGAATACGGAGCTGCTCACCCGTCTGCTGAATGAAGCCGGATTTCGCGTGCTGCGGAACCAGTCCTATCTGGTGAAGCAGGGAGGAGCTTCCATCGCAGTAACGGGACTCGACGACATGCTGCACGGCAAGCCTGACCCCCAGGCGGCGCTGAAGGATGTTCCTGAGGGCATGTTCACGCTGCTGATGATGCATGAGCCGGATTATGCCGATACGGTAGAAGCGTATCCCTTCCATCTGCAGCTGTCCGGTCACAGTCATGGCGGGCAGATCCGCCTGCCCTTTGTGGGCGCGGCATACACTCCATATGGATCGAATAAATACATAAGCGGGTTGTATTATACGGACAAAAAGAGGATGCCGGTGTATGTCAACAGGGGGTTCGGCGAAACCTATATGCCATTCCGGTTGATGTGCAGGCCTGAACTGACCATTTTTACCCTGCGCCGGGCATAA
- a CDS encoding ion channel, whose amino-acid sequence MTWWMWTLNIAVIVLLSLWLYRMKLSWMGKGVLLAPILIYALISVEDLLNWIDLGAILPGDRGLRGLILIFALASMLFYVLFIFHEIKESNSKEVRLQQTLVRISIAAFSCIIFFTVVYTSIYKLFGQSSFDGKGLGEDLLSQLITFLYFSVATFTTVGYGDVAPVDSTSRLVVIMQISFSFITVAYALSMLGLFRKILGPGSEEEVEAEIDVNIETEVDEKIEEAKDEVQSEECERV is encoded by the coding sequence ATGACTTGGTGGATGTGGACCCTCAATATAGCTGTAATTGTGCTGCTCTCGTTGTGGCTGTACCGGATGAAGCTGAGCTGGATGGGAAAAGGAGTGCTTCTCGCCCCCATTCTGATCTATGCCCTGATCTCGGTGGAAGATCTGCTGAACTGGATTGATCTCGGTGCCATCCTGCCGGGAGACAGGGGACTGCGCGGACTCATTCTTATTTTTGCCCTGGCTTCGATGCTGTTCTACGTACTGTTTATCTTTCATGAAATCAAGGAATCGAACAGCAAAGAGGTCAGGCTGCAGCAGACGCTGGTGCGTATCAGTATTGCGGCATTCTCCTGCATTATTTTTTTCACTGTCGTATATACATCGATATATAAGCTGTTTGGACAGTCCTCCTTTGATGGAAAAGGGCTCGGCGAAGATCTGCTCAGCCAGCTGATAACCTTCCTCTATTTCAGTGTAGCCACCTTTACAACGGTCGGGTACGGGGATGTAGCCCCGGTGGACAGTACCTCGCGTCTTGTGGTTATTATGCAGATCAGCTTCAGCTTCATTACCGTCGCCTATGCACTTTCTATGCTGGGTTTGTTCCGTAAGATTCTGGGACCGGGCTCAGAAGAGGAGGTTGAAGCCGAAATTGATGTTAATATCGAAACAGAGGTTGATGAGAAGATAGAGGAAGCGAAGGACGAGGTGCAGTCAGAAGAGTGTGAGAGAGTGTGA
- a CDS encoding DUF3891 family protein, producing the protein MICREQDGYLIMMRQHEHGLLAGKFAERFKEQHVPAEGRRAEVLRAVSQHDRGWIDLDETPFWNDAEGAPYTFIDFPLVPKLTFYRRGLDEIEADTPYGALLCSSHYERLIEISGEDCPELTAYLKHEEDRRARIHRHLENSNPLAEGELYYDARLLQFCDDLSLYLGLSEPGSPKSEEHPWFRDGFSGSEDFSFTSGRQIMAEWQDESTLLLDPFPFTGNVEVTFKLRRVPRKDAESKGIARAYSSTPEEECRITVAGRSE; encoded by the coding sequence GTGATTTGTCGTGAACAGGACGGATATTTAATAATGATGAGGCAGCATGAGCACGGGCTATTGGCGGGTAAATTTGCCGAACGGTTCAAGGAGCAGCATGTTCCGGCAGAAGGGCGCCGGGCGGAGGTGCTGCGGGCGGTCAGTCAGCATGACCGGGGCTGGATCGATCTCGATGAGACTCCGTTCTGGAATGACGCGGAGGGGGCGCCGTACACTTTTATAGACTTTCCGCTTGTGCCAAAGCTGACCTTTTACAGACGCGGACTGGATGAGATTGAGGCGGATACGCCGTATGGCGCACTGCTGTGCAGTTCGCATTATGAGCGGCTGATTGAGATATCCGGCGAGGATTGTCCGGAGCTGACCGCCTACCTGAAGCATGAGGAGGACCGCCGGGCCCGTATCCACCGTCATCTGGAGAACAGCAACCCGCTCGCAGAGGGCGAATTGTATTATGATGCGAGATTGCTGCAGTTCTGCGACGACCTCTCGCTGTACCTGGGCTTAAGTGAGCCGGGAAGCCCCAAGTCGGAAGAGCATCCCTGGTTCCGTGACGGTTTCTCGGGCAGTGAGGATTTCAGCTTCACCTCCGGCCGTCAGATTATGGCGGAATGGCAGGATGAGTCCACGCTGCTGCTTGATCCTTTTCCATTCACCGGGAACGTCGAGGTGACCTTCAAGCTGCGCCGGGTTCCCAGGAAAGATGCAGAGAGCAAAGGCATCGCCCGCGCCTACAGCAGCACACCGGAAGAAGAATGCCGCATTACTGTAGCGGGCCGGTCCGAATAG
- the sdhB gene encoding succinate dehydrogenase iron-sulfur subunit → MAETAAAPKNVKFVITRQDEPDTAPYTEEFELAYRPGMNVISALMEIQRNPVNAKGDSTVPVCWESNCLEEVCGACSMVINGKPRQACAALIDNLEQPVRIEPMRTFPVVRDLVIDRSRMFGALKRVKAWIPIDGTYDLGPGPRMAEKKRQWAYELSKCMTCGVCLEACPNVNEKTNFIGPAAISQVRLFNAHPTGEMNADERLDALMEDGGIDGCGNSQNCVRACPKGIPLTTSIAEINKQTTKHMFKRWLGV, encoded by the coding sequence ATGGCGGAAACTGCTGCAGCTCCCAAAAACGTAAAATTTGTGATTACCCGCCAGGACGAACCGGACACGGCCCCTTATACGGAAGAGTTCGAGCTTGCATACCGTCCGGGGATGAACGTGATCAGCGCTTTGATGGAGATTCAGCGCAACCCGGTTAATGCCAAGGGCGACAGTACGGTTCCGGTCTGCTGGGAATCCAACTGTCTGGAGGAAGTGTGCGGGGCCTGCTCAATGGTCATCAACGGCAAGCCTCGCCAGGCCTGCGCCGCCCTGATCGATAATCTGGAGCAGCCGGTGCGCATCGAGCCGATGAGAACCTTCCCGGTGGTGCGTGACCTGGTGATTGACCGCAGCCGGATGTTTGGTGCGCTCAAACGGGTCAAGGCGTGGATTCCGATCGACGGCACCTACGACCTCGGTCCTGGTCCGCGCATGGCGGAGAAGAAGCGTCAATGGGCGTATGAGCTGTCCAAGTGCATGACCTGCGGCGTCTGCCTGGAAGCCTGCCCTAACGTCAATGAAAAAACTAATTTCATCGGCCCGGCGGCCATTTCACAGGTCCGTCTGTTCAACGCCCATCCTACAGGCGAGATGAATGCCGATGAGCGCCTGGATGCGCTGATGGAAGACGGGGGCATTGACGGCTGCGGCAACTCGCAGAACTGCGTGCGCGCCTGCCCGAAAGGCATTCCGCTCACCACGTCCATTGCCGAGATCAACAAACAGACCACCAAGCATATGTTCAAGCGCTGGCTGGGTGTGTAA